The DNA segment CGACGATGTCGGAGTTCGAGCCCTGCAGGATGCCGGCCTGGCTGGCGCCGGTCTGCGAGCTCCAGTCGGTGTGCCAGGCCCGCAGCACGTGGGTGTCGGCGCGCAACCACGCCGCGAGGGTGGGCATCGAGCCGTCCCGGACGGCGCGCCGGGCGACCGCGTGTCCCAGCCCGTCGATCTGCAGGAACACCACGCCCGGGACGCGCTCGCCCGGGGCGTCGCCGGCGCCGCGGCGGCGGGCGCGGCGGAAGAAGACCTCGTCCTCGTTCACCGCCAGCACGCTGCTGATGACCCCGGCGATGGCGGCCATGACCACGGCCACGACCACGCTCGTCCGGAACGAGTGCACCTGCACGCCGGGGATCGCGTAGAAGATCGCCAGCACCCCGGCGCCCATGATCAGGAAGCTGCCCAGGCCGAGGGTGAAGAACGCGACCGGCAGCGCCACCCGCATCACCAGCGGCCAGCCGACCGCGGCCAGCACCCCGAGCAGCAGCGCGGCGACCGGGGGCTGCCACCACGACGTCATCGCGAACCCGGACAGCCAGGCGTCGAGCACGATCAGCGCGCCGGTCACGAAGGCCCACACCAGCACCACGCGGGCCAGCGTCCGGCCGGTCCGCAGCACCCGGCCGGGCGAGCGGCCCTCGCTCACGGCCGCTCGCACCGCGCGCCGTCGTCCCTGTGCGCTTTCGCGCGCGAAAGCGCGTCGTCGTCCTCCGACGGTTTCGGCGCCGAAACCTGGGCGGGGTTCGGCGCCGAACCCGGCAGGGGTGCGGCGGGGTGGTGGCGCTTGCGGTGGGTGGAGACCAGGTTGAGGACGACGCCGACCAGCAGGACCAGCAGGGTGGCGATGAGTGTGGCGATCAGCGGGGAGTCGAAGATGCCGCCGCTGACCACCCCGAGCAGCGCGTAGGCGACCGCCCAGACCAGCGCCGCGGCGAGGGACGCCGGCAGCAGCCGCCGCCACGGGTAGGCCAGCGCGCCGGCGGCCAGCAGCACCGGGATCCGGCCGGCGGGCAGCAGCCGGCCGACGACGACGATCTGCCAGCCGTGCCGGCGGAACTGCTCGCGCACCTCGT comes from the Modestobacter italicus genome and includes:
- a CDS encoding DedA family protein — its product is MSSTTALAASWTDGSSLGYPVLFGGVLLGSVVPVVPTGAVVGAAAAVALTTDHLSLPLVVLLATLGAFAGDVITFSICRFGGPAAVRWVARGQHADRIDEVREQFRRHGWQIVVVGRLLPAGRIPVLLAAGALAYPWRRLLPASLAAALVWAVAYALLGVVSGGIFDSPLIATLIATLLVLLVGVVLNLVSTHRKRHHPAAPLPGSAPNPAQVSAPKPSEDDDALSRAKAHRDDGARCERP